In the Nitrospirota bacterium genome, one interval contains:
- a CDS encoding molybdopterin biosynthesis protein: MKRRIYLDTVELSDALARWEAALKGRSELAPLPSEAVPVPESLGRVTAEAVLARVSAPFYHSAAMDGYAVRFPETFGASETSPRRLRIGEGALAVDTGDPMPEGFNAVIMVEDVNVVEGSIEFIAPVTPWENVRTVGEDIVATELIAPESHRIRPVDIGAMLAGGHVQVKVRRRPRVAVIPTGTELVEPGSDLKKGDIIEYNSRVLTGLVREWGGEGIRMDIVPDDPGRLKEALRHAAASADMVVVNAGASAGREDFTRAAIEELGEILLHGVSIKPGKPVMLGFIEGRPVLGVPGYPVSAYLTFTLFARPLVMRWQGLADEGGEMLRARLSRQVASALGQEEFVRMKVGKVGENLIATPLGRGAGLIMSMVRADGILRVPAMSEGIGAGEDVEVELLRPRGEIERTLVSIGSHDQSMDVLANALRKRYPRYSLSSAHVGSMGGLMALRKGEAHLAPTHLLDEESGEYNVPFLRRLLPEKRITLINLVHREQGLMVLPGNPKGIGGFKDIARKDVTYINRQRGAGTRLLLDKHLRELGISPQEVQGYGREEYTHTAVASAVLTGVADAGLGVLSAARALGLDFIPVARERYDLAIPSELLDFPLVRALLSVIREDAGFREAVEAMGGYDTSDMGKVMWEAAP, translated from the coding sequence GTGAAAAGACGCATCTACCTGGACACCGTCGAGCTTTCTGACGCCCTCGCCCGCTGGGAGGCCGCCCTCAAGGGGCGCTCCGAGCTTGCTCCTCTTCCCTCGGAGGCGGTCCCCGTCCCGGAGAGCCTGGGGCGCGTCACCGCCGAGGCCGTCCTGGCCAGGGTCTCGGCCCCCTTCTATCACTCCGCGGCCATGGACGGATACGCCGTGCGTTTCCCGGAGACCTTCGGCGCCTCGGAGACCTCGCCCCGGAGGCTCCGGATAGGCGAAGGAGCCCTGGCCGTGGACACCGGCGACCCCATGCCGGAGGGGTTCAATGCGGTCATCATGGTGGAGGACGTCAACGTGGTGGAGGGCTCCATCGAGTTCATCGCCCCGGTCACCCCGTGGGAGAACGTCCGCACGGTGGGAGAGGACATCGTGGCCACGGAGCTCATCGCCCCGGAAAGCCACCGCATCAGGCCCGTGGACATCGGCGCCATGCTGGCCGGAGGCCACGTACAGGTGAAGGTAAGAAGGCGCCCACGGGTGGCCGTCATCCCCACGGGGACCGAGCTCGTGGAGCCGGGGTCGGACCTCAAGAAGGGGGACATCATCGAGTACAACTCCCGCGTCCTGACCGGACTTGTCAGGGAATGGGGCGGAGAGGGCATCCGCATGGACATCGTCCCCGACGACCCGGGGCGGCTCAAGGAGGCCCTCCGGCACGCGGCCGCGAGCGCCGACATGGTGGTCGTCAACGCCGGGGCCTCGGCGGGGCGGGAGGACTTCACCCGCGCGGCCATCGAGGAGCTGGGAGAGATACTCCTTCACGGCGTCAGCATCAAGCCCGGCAAGCCCGTCATGCTCGGGTTTATCGAAGGGCGCCCCGTCCTGGGGGTGCCGGGCTACCCGGTGAGCGCCTATCTTACCTTCACCCTCTTTGCCCGCCCCCTTGTCATGAGATGGCAGGGCCTCGCGGACGAAGGAGGGGAGATGCTGCGGGCGCGGCTCTCCCGGCAGGTGGCCTCGGCGCTGGGGCAGGAGGAGTTCGTCCGCATGAAGGTGGGAAAGGTGGGCGAGAACCTCATCGCCACCCCCCTCGGACGGGGGGCGGGGCTCATCATGAGCATGGTCCGGGCGGACGGCATCCTCCGCGTGCCGGCCATGAGCGAGGGCATTGGGGCGGGCGAGGATGTGGAGGTGGAGCTTCTTCGTCCGAGGGGGGAGATAGAAAGAACACTGGTCTCCATCGGCTCGCACGACCAGAGCATGGACGTCCTGGCAAACGCCCTCAGGAAGCGGTATCCGCGGTACTCCCTGTCTTCGGCCCACGTGGGCTCCATGGGCGGGCTCATGGCACTCAGGAAAGGGGAGGCCCATCTGGCCCCCACACATCTGCTGGACGAGGAGTCGGGAGAGTACAACGTTCCTTTCTTGAGGAGGCTCCTGCCGGAGAAGCGCATAACCCTCATAAACCTCGTCCACCGCGAGCAGGGGCTGATGGTGCTTCCAGGCAATCCCAAGGGTATCGGGGGATTTAAGGACATCGCCCGCAAGGACGTGACCTACATCAACCGGCAGCGCGGGGCCGGCACGCGGCTTCTCCTGGACAAGCACCTCCGGGAGCTGGGCATCTCCCCGCAGGAGGTGCAGGGGTACGGGCGGGAGGAATACACCCACACCGCGGTGGCCTCGGCCGTCCTTACGGGCGTAGCCGACGCGGGCCTGGGCGTTCTCTCGGCGGCCCGGGCCCTGGGACTGGACTTCATCCCGGTGGCCCGGGAGAGATACGACCTGGCCATCCCCTCGGAGCTTCTGGACTTCCCTCTTGTTCGGGCGCTCCTTTCGGTCATCCGGGAAGACGCGGGCTTTCGGGAGGCCGTGGAGGCCATGGGCGGGTATGACACGTCGGACATGGGAAAGGTGATGTGGGAGGCCGCCCCTTAG
- the guaB gene encoding IMP dehydrogenase — protein sequence MEHLSEGLTFDDVLLVPARSDILPRDADISTSLTRNIKINIPLVSSAMDTVTESALAIAIAREGGIGFIHRAVPPEAQAREVEKVKKSESGMIIDPITISPGAPIAEALEMMKTYRISGVPVTVEGRLTGILTNRDLRFETNFRKKVSQVMTSQNLITAKEGTTLDQAVSLLNKYKIEKLPIVDKDYNLKGLITIKDIEKRLKYPDACKDDVGRLRVGAAVGVGEEALERAEALTKAGVDILAIDTAHGHTKAVIDTLKKLKKTHKVDVIAGNVATREGVLDLAQAGADAIKVGIGPGSICTTRIVAGSGVPQITAIMECAAALKGRRVPLIADGGIKFSGDIIKALAAGAHAVMIGSLFAGTDESPGEIVLYQGRSYKVYRGMGSLGAMAFARDRYMQTGTEARKLVPEGVEGRVPYKGPLSHSVHQLMGGLRSGLGYVGAKDLATLRKKAKFVRITNAGLRESHVHDVIITKEAPNYRTEW from the coding sequence ATGGAACATCTCTCCGAGGGCCTGACTTTTGACGACGTGCTCCTCGTTCCGGCCCGCTCCGACATCCTTCCGCGGGACGCCGATATCAGCACCAGCCTCACCAGGAACATCAAGATAAATATCCCCCTGGTCAGCTCAGCCATGGATACGGTGACGGAGTCCGCCCTGGCCATCGCCATCGCCAGGGAGGGCGGCATCGGCTTCATCCACCGGGCCGTCCCCCCGGAGGCACAGGCACGGGAGGTGGAGAAGGTCAAGAAGTCCGAAAGCGGCATGATCATAGACCCCATCACCATCAGCCCCGGCGCCCCCATCGCCGAGGCCCTGGAGATGATGAAGACCTACCGGATATCCGGCGTCCCCGTCACCGTGGAGGGCCGCCTGACGGGCATCCTGACCAACCGGGACCTCAGGTTCGAGACCAACTTCCGCAAGAAGGTCTCCCAGGTGATGACCAGCCAGAACCTCATCACGGCCAAGGAAGGCACCACCCTGGACCAGGCCGTCAGTCTCCTGAACAAGTACAAGATAGAGAAGCTCCCCATCGTGGACAAGGACTACAACCTGAAGGGCCTCATCACCATCAAGGACATCGAGAAGCGCCTCAAGTACCCCGACGCGTGCAAGGACGACGTGGGCCGCCTCCGCGTGGGGGCGGCCGTGGGCGTGGGCGAGGAGGCGCTGGAGAGGGCCGAGGCACTGACGAAGGCCGGGGTGGACATCCTGGCCATCGATACGGCCCACGGCCATACCAAGGCCGTCATCGATACTCTGAAGAAGCTCAAGAAGACCCATAAGGTGGACGTCATCGCCGGAAACGTGGCCACCAGGGAGGGGGTCCTGGACCTCGCCCAGGCCGGCGCGGACGCCATAAAGGTGGGCATTGGGCCGGGCTCCATCTGCACCACGCGCATCGTGGCGGGCTCGGGCGTACCCCAGATAACGGCCATCATGGAGTGCGCCGCGGCCCTCAAGGGCAGGCGGGTCCCCCTCATCGCCGACGGCGGCATCAAGTTCTCCGGCGACATCATAAAGGCCCTGGCGGCCGGCGCCCACGCCGTCATGATAGGCAGCCTCTTCGCCGGCACCGACGAGTCCCCCGGCGAGATTGTCCTGTACCAGGGCAGAAGCTACAAGGTCTACCGGGGCATGGGCTCCCTGGGGGCAATGGCGTTTGCCCGAGACCGCTACATGCAGACCGGCACCGAGGCGCGGAAGCTCGTCCCGGAGGGCGTGGAAGGAAGGGTGCCCTACAAGGGACCCCTTTCCCACAGCGTGCACCAGCTCATGGGCGGGCTTCGCTCCGGGCTGGGGTACGTGGGCGCGAAGGACCTGGCGACGCTCAGGAAGAAGGCCAAGTTCGTCCGCATCACCAACGCCGGGCTCAGGGAGAGCCACGTCCACGACGTCATCATCACCAAGGAAGCCCCCAACTACCGCACCGAGTGGTAG
- a CDS encoding AI-2E family transporter — protein MNTNMKASAALRALLPAAAFVVVVAGMQQAAPILVPLLLAVFISVVSIPPLFWFQRRGLPRGFAVLVVVAVIVVAMVLMGHVVSRSAADFVGSLPTLLEGLDERLQALLSWLGQRGVDTAGLGFSGALDPASVMRLAGKVLRGLSGVLTNAFLIIVMVVFILLEASSFPAKLRATSDDPDTSLGYYRIFLINVQRYIAIKTLMSLLTGAAVTGLLLVMGVSYPFLWGLLAFLLNYVPTLGSIAASVPAILVALIELGAGAAFLTAGGYLAVNIGISNFVEPRVMGRELGLSALVVLLSLVFWGWIFGVVGMLLAVPLTMTVKIALDSNAETRWLALLLGSEAEAQKAASVSAPASAEAKRFPKESTP, from the coding sequence GTGAACACAAATATGAAGGCTTCGGCGGCGCTCCGCGCCCTGCTGCCTGCCGCGGCTTTTGTGGTCGTCGTGGCCGGGATGCAGCAGGCCGCTCCCATACTGGTGCCCCTTCTGCTGGCCGTGTTCATCTCCGTGGTGAGCATACCGCCCCTTTTCTGGTTCCAGAGAAGGGGCTTGCCCCGGGGGTTTGCGGTCCTCGTGGTCGTGGCCGTCATCGTGGTGGCCATGGTCCTCATGGGCCACGTGGTCAGCAGGTCGGCGGCCGACTTCGTGGGGTCGCTGCCCACGCTCCTGGAGGGCCTGGACGAGAGGCTTCAGGCGTTGCTCTCCTGGCTTGGCCAGAGGGGCGTGGACACCGCGGGCCTGGGCTTCTCGGGGGCCCTGGACCCCGCCTCCGTGATGCGCCTGGCGGGCAAGGTGCTCCGGGGACTGAGCGGCGTTCTCACCAATGCGTTCCTCATCATCGTCATGGTGGTCTTCATCCTGCTTGAGGCCTCCAGCTTCCCGGCGAAGCTCCGGGCCACCTCGGACGACCCGGACACCTCGCTGGGCTACTACAGGATATTCCTCATAAACGTGCAGAGGTACATCGCCATCAAGACTCTTATGAGCCTCTTGACCGGCGCGGCCGTGACGGGGCTGCTCCTGGTTATGGGGGTAAGCTACCCCTTCCTCTGGGGGCTCCTGGCGTTTCTGCTCAATTACGTCCCCACCCTCGGCTCCATCGCGGCCTCGGTGCCGGCCATCCTCGTGGCCCTCATCGAGCTGGGGGCCGGAGCCGCATTCCTCACCGCAGGGGGCTACCTGGCGGTCAACATAGGCATCAGCAATTTCGTGGAGCCCCGGGTGATGGGCCGGGAACTAGGCCTCTCGGCGCTGGTCGTCCTGCTTTCGCTGGTCTTCTGGGGGTGGATCTTCGGCGTGGTGGGGATGCTGCTGGCCGTCCCCCTTACCATGACGGTCAAGATAGCCCTGGACAGCAATGCCGAGACCCGGTGGCTGGCCCTCCTGCTGGGCTCCGAGGCGGAGGCCCAGAAGGCGGCCTCCGTTTCAGCCCCGGCAAGCGCCGAGGCGAAGCGCTTTCCGAAGGAGAGCACCCCCTAA